A single region of the Kwoniella botswanensis chromosome 1, complete sequence genome encodes:
- a CDS encoding inosine triphosphate pyrophosphatase → MTSFVFVTGNANKLKEVQAILASGDSEVSVTSQAVDVPEIQGTTQEVAIAKVKIAAEKLGTACVTEDTALCFDALNGLPGPYIKDFLGNLGHEGLNNLLKGFNTTRAHALCTFAYSPGPGQEPILFEGRTEGNIVPARGPTHFGWDPIFQPIELGGQRTYAEMDGEEKNKISHRYRALEKLRVYLQDKAKEGN, encoded by the exons ATGACCTCTTTTG TATTCGTCACCGGGAACGCCAACAAGCTTAAGGAGGTCCAAGCTATCTTGGCTTCTGGAGATAGTGAAGTGAGCGTCACTTCGCAAGCTGtagatg TACCGGAGATTCAAGGTACTACTCAGGAAGTAGCTATAGCAAAAGTCAAAATAGCAGCTGAAAAG CTAGGTACAGCTTGTGTAACAGAAGATACAGCATTATGTTTCGATGCTCTCAATGGCTTACCAGGTCCTTATATCAAAGATTTCTTAGGGAACTTAGGgcatgaag GACTTAACAACCTCCTCAAAGGCTTCAATACCACTCGAGCCCACGCATTGTGTACATTCGCCTATTCACCTGGACCAGGTCAAGAACCAATCTTGTTCGAGGGAAGGACAGAAGGTAATATCGTTCCCGCGAGGGGTCCAACGCATTTCGGCTGGGATCCGATATTCCAACCTATTGAATTGGGTGGTCAGAGGACTTACGCCGAGATGGACGGTGAGGAGAAGAATAAAATTTCGCATAGGTATAGAGCATTGGAGAAGTTGAGGGTGTATCTTCAGGATAAAGCGAAAGAGGGGAATTAG